CAACGCCTAAAACCCGGAAGCCGACCCTTTGACCGACCGTATTATATATTGTCTTGTTCTGCCCCGACCATCAGCAGTCGACCagtccaaaaaaaaaaaccggAAACATATTCATTGCATCTCCATTCCTGCATTAACAGCATCCTCCTTCAAGGTCTACTCCATTGCACAACCCCCTCTATACCGACTCAGTCATCCCCAGctcactcacacacacacacacaatgtaCTACTCAAACAACAACGTCAAGCATCTCCTGGACGAGGAAGATGTCGTGCCCtactcgtcgtcgttcaTCGGCCAGTGGTACTACACCTACAAGGTCCACTTCACTGTGGGCATGATCACTCCTCTGGAGGCTGGCTTCTGTAACGTTGTCATTGTGCTGGTAGCTGCTCTGCTCATGGTGGCTCTGCTCTACTTGCCCCAGAActccatgctgctggccaaccGAGCATACTACTACTGGTCAGGTCACGAGACCTGGTCTACCCCCAACCCTCCTAACTTCACCCAGATTCTGGGCACTGCCATCAACAAAGTCTACCACACTGTGTAGCATTATTTATTAGAGAATAGACGTCTGTATTAACAAGTAGAGTAGAGCAACCGCTAACCCATCAAGTAAATGGCTTTTCCCCTAACCGTttctttctcctcctcttctcccgCTTGGTTGAACTTCCAACTCTTCCTCTTATTTAATGATCTTTTTCTTCATATTGTctccagtacatacggtatATGCACTGATACATTCTTGAGGATGCGGCTGAATGAATCGCGTGTCTGGATCTGACCCCTGACTAGTGTCAACCAAAAACATTTCTTTACAGACCTGTCCAGCTGACCTGtcgatactgtacactgtgGTGCAGTATAAGTATATTGTCGTAAAAGTATCATATAAGCACCTTCCTGATGTCGACAAACTCAACTCTCGTGTGC
This genomic interval from Yarrowia lipolytica chromosome 1E, complete sequence contains the following:
- a CDS encoding uncharacterized protein (Compare to YALI0E25850g, no similarity), which codes for MYYSNNNVKHLLDEEDVVPYSSSFIGQWYYTYKVHFTVGMITPLEAGFCNVVIVLVAALLMVALLYLPQNSMLLANRAYYYWSGHETWSTPNPPNFTQILGTAINKVYHTV